ACAGTAGAATATTAGTATAGGTTATAATTTAAATTTGAATAAGAATTACTTGGAAAATTTTTGTTGGTAGAAATGATATGCAAAAACTGTGGTGAAGAAATGAGGAATAGAGAAAATTACTGTCCCAGCTGTGGAATGGAACTATCAGTTCCCTATTCTAAATCACTAAAAGAGAAATATATTGCCGGGGAATATCAAGACCATCAAGAGGAACACATTATCCGCAAAAATAACCGGACTGAAACTGAATATCGTCCTAGAAAAGATACTAATGACTATGAACAGTACGATGATCAAACACTAGAAGAATATGAAACAAAAGAATCGGGTTCATCTGGAATTTTTACAGTAACTTTTTTGTTTTTAATTATGGCCCTTCTTTTTGGTTTTGTTATTGGAATGATCATATTCTCAGGAATATTCACAGGAATTTCCAAAATTTAAACCCAAATCCCTTAAAAAAAAATGATAAATAATCTAAAAGGTTATTTCATTCAAAACAACTGTTTAAAATAAATTTCCCATTTTCTATTTTTCGTTTAAGTTCGGCTGTTAGTTCACGTGCTCTTTTAATATCTGACTGTCTGCATATAATCGGCATTCCAATGGATTTATCATCAACATCGAATCTCACACTTCCAGATTCCATTGTAAATGCATTGTTAGGACATGAATATGCACACATTCCACAACCGAAACATCTTTGGGTGTTTAGAATATTTGTGTAA
This Methanobacterium spitsbergense DNA region includes the following protein-coding sequences:
- a CDS encoding zinc ribbon domain-containing protein — its product is MICKNCGEEMRNRENYCPSCGMELSVPYSKSLKEKYIAGEYQDHQEEHIIRKNNRTETEYRPRKDTNDYEQYDDQTLEEYETKESGSSGIFTVTFLFLIMALLFGFVIGMIIFSGIFTGISKI